A single Nicotiana tabacum cultivar K326 chromosome 5, ASM71507v2, whole genome shotgun sequence DNA region contains:
- the LOC107762154 gene encoding purine permease 3 — protein MEHQGLSTNMRRILLLINCLILAVGICGGPLMMRLYYVEGGSRIWLSSWLQTGGWPLTIVPLAILYLYRRKIEGPDAKFYFITPRIFVASFIIGIATGVDDFLYSWGGSKLPVSTSSLLLAAQLAFTAVGAFFIVKLKLTPYSTNAVVLLTVGAVLLGIRANGDRPEGVTSKAYILGFIMTLLAAALYGIILPCIELMYLKAKQSITATLVLEIQMVMCFAATAFCTVGMIANKDFQAMSREAKQFNLGEARYYTVILWTAIIWQCFFVGVIGVIYCSSSLMSGVMIAVLLPVTEILAVVFFNEKFSGEKGLALFLSLWGFVSYFYGEFRQTKKQKNKSSETEIMATTHTESV, from the exons ATGGAACATCAAGGATTAAGCACTAATATGAGGAGAATCCTCCTACTGATAAACTGTTTGATTCTCGCTGTTGGTATTTGTGGTGGTCCTCTTATGATGCGTTTATATTATGTCGAGGGAGGCTCAAGAATATGGCTTAGCAGTTGGTTACAAACTGGCGGATGGCCACTCACTATTGTACCTCTTGCAATCCTATACTTGTATCGTCGAAAAATCGAGGGCCCTGATGCCAAATTTTACTTTATAACACCCCGAATTTTTGTTGCATCATTCATCATTGGCATTGCCACTGGAGTTGATGATTTCCTCTATTCTTGGGGCGGGTCAAAACTCCCTGTGTCAACCTCTTCACTTCTTCTTGCTGCCCAACTTGCCTTCACGGCAGTAGGTGCTTTCTTCATTGTGAAGCTGAAGCTCACACCCTACTCTACAAATGCAGTGGTTCTGTTGACAGTTGGTGCTGTTTTATTAGGTATTCGGGCTAATGGTGATCGGCCAGAAGGTGTGACAAGTAAAGCCTATATTCTTGGGTTTATTATGACACTTTTGGCAGCAGCTTTATATGGAATTATTTTGCCTTGTATTGAGTTGATGTACTTGAAGGCAAAGCAATCCATTACTGCTACGTTAGTGCTGGAGATCCAAATGGTCATGTGTTTTGCTGCTACTGCTTTTTGCACTGTAGGAATGATAGCTAACAAGGATTTTCAG GCAATGTCAAGGGAGGCAAAACAATTTAACCTAGGAGAAGCGAGATATTATACAGTGATATTATGGACCGCCATTATTTGGCAATGCTTCTTTGTGGGTGTTATTGGAGTTATTTATTGCTCTTCTTCTTTGATGTCGGGTGTTATGATCGCAGTTCTACTCCCTGTTACTGAGATATTAGCTGTAGTTTTCTTCaacgaaaagttttcaggtgaaaaggGGCTTGCTTTATTCCTTTCTCTTTGGGGTTTCGTCTCATACTTTTATGGAGAGTTCAGACaaacaaaaaagcaaaagaataaaAGTTCAGAAACTGAGATCATGGCAACGACGCATACTGAATCTGTTTGA